A section of the Equus caballus isolate H_3958 breed thoroughbred chromosome 21, TB-T2T, whole genome shotgun sequence genome encodes:
- the F2RL3 gene encoding proteinase-activated receptor 4 produces the protein MHAILLLWPLALGLSLDDGTQTPNMYDEGGSVGDGDSDGGTAGPWSSPQAATPGPLHPRSFPGQARANDSDTLELPDSSRALLLGWVPTRLVPALYGLALAVGLPANGLALWVLATRVPRLPSTMLLMNLAAADLLLALVLPPRIAYHLWGQRWPFGEAACRLATAALYGHMYSSVLLLAAVSLDRYLAVVHPLRARALRGQRLATGLCSAAWLVAAALALPLALQRQTYQLSHSDRVLCHDVLPVGAQASYWRPAFTCLAVLGCFLPLLVMLLSYGAALRALAAAGRRYNHALRLTALVLASALAFFAPSNVLLLLHYSAPRPDAWGDLYAAYMPSLALSTLNSCVDPFVYYYVSAEFRDKVREGLLRRAPGGAAASKEGGSAGMGTRSSSLV, from the exons ATGCATGCGATCCTGCTGCTGTGGCCCCTGGCGCTGGGGCTCAGCCTGGACGACGGCACCCAGACCCCCAACATGTACGACGAGGGTGGGAGCGTGGGGGACGGTGACAGTGACG GTGGCACGGCGGGGCCCTGGAGCAGTCCCCAGGCAGCCACTCCTGGCCCACTCCACCCTCGCAGCTTCCCCGGCCAGGCCCGCGCCAACGACAGCGACACTCTGGAGCTCCCGGACAGCTCTCGGGCGCTGCTGCTGGGTTGGGTGCCCACGAGGCTGGTGCCCGCGCTCTACGGGCTGGCCTTGGCGGTGGGGCTGCCTGCCAACGGGCTGGCGCTGTGGGTGCTGGCCACCCGGGTGCCTCGGCTGCCCTCCACCATGCTGCTCATGAACCTGGCGGCCGCCGACCTGCTGCTGGCCCTGGTGCTGCCGCCACGCATCGCCTACCACCTGTGGGGCCAGCGCTGGCCCTTCGGTGAGGCTGCCTGCCGCCTGGCCACGGCCGCACTCTACGGCCACATGTACAGTTCCGTGCTGCTGCTGGCTGCCGTCAGCCTGGACCGCTACCTGGCCGTGGTGCACCCGCTGCGGGCCCGCGCCCTGCGAGGCCAGCGCCTCGCCACCGGGCTCTGCAGTGCAGCCTGGCTGGTGGCGGCCGCCCTGGCGCTGCCCCTGGCACTGCAGCGGCAGACCTACCAGCTGTCGCACTCAGACCGCGTGCTCTGCCACGACGTGTTGCCCGTCGGTGCCCAGGCCTCCTACTGGCGGCCGGCCTTCACCTGCCTGGCGGTGCTTGGCTGCTTCCTGCCCCTGCTGGTCATGCTGCTGAGCTACGGGGCTGCCCTGCGTGCGCTGGCCGCCGCCGGCCGGCGCTACAACCACGCACTGCGGCTGACAGCGCTGGTGCTGGCCTCGGCCCTGGCCTTCTTTGCGCCCAGCAacgtgctgctgctgctgcactACTCGGCCCCGCGCCCTGATGCCTGGGGGGACCTGTACGCGGCCTACATGCCCAGCCTGGCGCTCAGCACCCTCAACAGCTGTGTGGACCCCTTTGTCTACTACTACGTATCGGCCGAGTTCAGGGACAAGGTGCGGGAGGGGCTGCTCCGCCGGGCGCCAGGGGGCGCAGCGGCCTCCAAGGAAGGGGGCAGCGCGGGGATGGGCACGAGGTCCTCCTCGCTCGTGTGA